The uncultured Desulfatiglans sp. DNA window CCAGGAAAAGGGCCTTCCCATGCCGGTGGAGCGCACCCTGATCTGCCCGCCGCGCTGCCGCATGGGGGTGATCACCCCCGAAGAACGCCTGATGATACGGACGCGAAGCCCGCTCGGCGGCAAGTACGACACCCGCCTCAACCGCGAGTCGGCCCACGAGATCCTCGCCCGCCGGGCGGCGGCGGAACCTCCCGAGGCACGGTCACCCGGACGTCCGGAGCCCGCTGAGGACCGCAGCGGCCTCGGCGGGATTCTATGGGGAACCAAGCGCCGTCAGGGGATGCTGGAAACCATGGCGAAACAGGCCGCTCGCACCATCGGGAGCCAGATCGGCCGCCAGATCCTGCGCGGTGTGCTGGGAGGCATTTTGGGCGGATCCAGCCGCCGTTAGGGTTTCCATCCGGAAATGGCCTCTATTGCCGACCTCGGAGTCAATCCGCGCGTTTGCTTGTGCGGCGGCCTGCAGCTGAGCTCCATGCAAACGCTTGATCTCCTCGATATCGGCGAACCGGATCCCGACGCGAAGCGGCGGGACCGAGCACGCGAAGCGCCCCGTGAGAAAATCCTCGTTTCCCGATGAAAACCCGGGTTGAACGGAGAAATCTTTTCCCGGACGGATCTAGATATTCCGCTCCAGATTGATCGTCATGGATGGATTGAACCTGTTGGCACTGAAAAACTGGATCAACTTGGGATCGTTCCAGGCAACCAGCGTGTTGATCTTCTTGACTCCCACTCGTTTCAGGTGATCGACGAATTCCGCAATCAATCGGGCACCGATCCCCTGATGCTGAAAATCGGGGTCGACACCGATGGTATCCAGCGTGGCCTCCTGCTGGAAGATGCCATACTGCCCCATGTAGAGTTCCCCCATGACGAAGCCGGCGACGCTTCCATCTTCTTTTTCGGCCACCAGCGACACCGGGACATAATCCTTCGTCTCGAAAAGCTTCTCGAATTTCGCTTTGTAGTATTCGTGGCGCGATTCCTTTACGACCTTTTCATCGATCTCGAGGACGGCCTCGAAGTCATCAGCTTTCATGAGCCTGATCTTTATGGCATCGTCTTTCATAACCGCTCCCTTCTACATTGAAGTGGACTGCAGTCGCTCCTCTTGTTTCCCAACGTAAATTCGTCAACCGAACGGATCACCCTTCAGGGCCTCGAGCACTTTCCAAATTCAGTTCCTGCTCCGAAAAGGGTTCAGTACAAAATGAACCTCCTCAGAGGGAAATCCGTTGCTGGTTCGTGTGTCGGGTGCTGCGATGCGTTTCCTCGTCGATCCACCCCATCCTGAAAGCGTGGCAAAATGGAATCGACGTTTCTGCGGGAAGGATTTTTCCTGCCGGGAAGGCAGGTTATTTCAAGACGTTCTGGGCTTTTTCATAGAAGTATACCACACTATCGACGGATGGCTCCATAGTCTTGAAACAGAAAAGAGAGGTCAACCCTTTTTCGTTTGAGATTCGAACATGTGTGAACTTCGTATCCCTCTCCGCCGATCGGTCGATTCGCTGGAAAGACCCTGCAAAAAGAATCCGTTATACAGCGCCTCCGCAGTCAACCCAACCGCATGCTCAAGAAGCACCCCTGTTGATCGCCCCGGATATCCTCTGGCCTGAGGCGACAATTTCTGGTAGAAGGAAGGCATTCCACACCTTTTGGAAGGGCATCAGGAACCTTCAACACAGGGAGGACCGGCGCTGAAACGGCAATCCTTTCACTGGGCCTGGGTGATTCTGGGGACCTGTTTCCTGGATCTCTTCGTCAATTACTCCGCCCGCCTCGGCTACGGCGTCGTCCTTCCCGAAATCATCAAGGACCTGGACCTCAGCCGCACCGCAAGCGGCTCCATCTTCAATGCCTATCTCTTCGCCTACATAGCCCTCACGCCCCTCACGGGTTATCTCACCGACCGTCTGGGGGCGAGACGCATCATCACCGCCTGCGCCTTCATCCTGGCGACCGGGCTTTTCTTTATGGGACGGTCGCATTCGCTCTGGACGGTCCTGTTATCCTATGCCGTCGTGGGACTCGGGGCTACAGGGATGTGGACGCCGGTCATCACGGTGGTCCAGCGCTGGTTCGCCCCTCACCGGCGGGGACTCGCCCTGGGAATCCTTTCGACGGGATACGGTCTGGGATTTGCGACCATGGGGGCGGCCTTTCCATGGATCGTCTCCCATTTCACCTGGCGCCATGCGTGGTATTTCTTGGCTGCCGGGGCCCTTGGCATGGTCTTCCTGAACGGCGGACTCCTGCGGAGCAGCCCCGAGGCGGCCGGCGCCGTGCCTTGGGGCCTGAAGGACATCGGCATCCCTCTGACGACGGGGGGTTCGAAACGGAAGATCCCACTCCGGAAGGTCTTCAGACACCGGAACTTCTGGCTCATCGGGTGGAGCTACTTTTGCGCCTCCTACGGCCTTTACGGGATCACCACCTTCATGGTCGACTATGCGAAGGACCAGCTCGGGCTGCCCCTCGAAAAGGCGAGTCTGCTGGCGACGGTGCACGGGTCCTGCCAGGTGATCGGCGTTCTCACGATGCTGCCCCTTTCGGACTATCTGGGCCGAAGGCGTACGATCATCATCTCCAATAGCATGATCGCCGCCAGCCTGGCAGGGATTCTTTTAAGCGGCCCCTCGTGGCAATGGCTCTACCTCTTCGTAGGGGCCATGGCCGTCTTTTACGGTGTCACCTTTCCGATTTACGGGGCATCGGCCGGCGATTATTTCCCGAAGGAGTACATGGGAAGCGTCATCGGGATGTGGACCCCGTTCTACGGGCTGGGGGCCATCGTGGCCAACTGGGTGACCGGTTTTCTGCGCGATACCACCGGCCGATACAATGCGGCCTTCGTCATCTGCACCCTCGCGGCCATCCTGGCGGTGGCCCTTGTCTGGTTCGTGAGAAGGCCGGTCACGGGCGAAACCGATTGACAGAGAGGAGGAAGACATGCCGGATAGGGGACGTTATTTGTTGATCGATGTCGGCGCAGGCACCATGGATGTGCTCTATTGGGATGCCGCACTCGACATCCACTACAAGGCGGTGGTCAAATCACCCGTCCGGCGTCTGGCCGAGGAGGCATCGGCCATCGAGGGAGACATCCTCATCACCGGCTGCGAGATGGGCGGCGGAGCTCTCGGGAGCATTTTACGCGGCAAGGCCGATTCGGCCCGGGTGGTCATGACCACCGAGGCGGCTGCAACCCTCCATCACGACATGGGAAAGGTCCGCTCCTGGGGGATCGAGGTCGTGGATACAGCCCAAGCCTTGGAACGGATGAAAAACCCCGGTCTCAAACGGCTCGAACTGGCGGACGTCGACCCGGAGCGCATCCGCAGGCTCGTCGAAAGCTTCGGGGTGCCCTTCGCCTTCGATTGTGTCGGCCTCTGCGCCCAGGACCATGGCGTGGCCCCTCCGGGCGTGTCGCACCTCGACTTCCGGCATCGCCTTTTCACGGAGATCCTCGACCGCAGTCCCTCCCCATCCGCGCTTCTCTACCGCGCGGAGGAAGTGCCGGCTGCCATGAACCGCTTGAAATCGCTTGCGGAATCCGCCCGGAAACTGCCGGTGGAAGAAGGGATCTACGTCATGGACAGCGGGATGGCGGCCATTCTGGGGGCCTCACGCGACCGTGCCGCCCGCGGGAAAGAAAAGATCCTGGTGCTGGACGTGGCCACCTCCCACACCGTGGGAGCCGCGCTCGAAAGGGACGAAATCGTCGGATTCTTCGAGTATCATACGCGGGACATCACGGCCTCCAATCTCGACCGTCTGTTGAAAGACCTGCCCGAAGGAAGACTCAGCCACGAGGAAATCCTGCGCGAAGGCGGACACGGAGCGTATACCCGGCGGCGCTTCCCTTGGGAAGACACACTGCCGATCATCGCGACAGGACCCAAACGCGCCCTGTTGAAGGATTCCCGGCTACCCATCGTCTACGGCGCTCCTTTCGGGGACAACATGATGACCGGCTGCGGGGGGCTGCTCGAGGCCATCCGGGGCAGACAGGGGCTCGATCCGGCGGAGATTGTTTAATCTCGCCCTGCCTTTTTTTCTCGGAGGCACGTCAGGGAAAAGACTTGTCCAAAAACGGCGTTTCAAGGTCTTTCCCGCATTGCGGACGCGTAAGATGAGCTGCAGGCAGTTTCCCTGCGAAAAGGGTCTTTTTGCCCGATAGGGGCATCATGGACATCCCCTGGCAAACCGGGCCGATCCCGATTCTTCAACCGATGATGCATCGGTCCTGGAATCCACGAAATTGGAGGTGTGCGTGAGCACAAATATGATATAATAAAAATTTATTGAATTGCACCGCTCGCAGCAGCCTCGACCCACCCTGGCCTTCTTCTGGGTGAACAGACAGAGACGCCGGGTGCGGCGATTATAAAGCAGATAGAAAGGAAGTCGTCAAATGATGCCTGCAACAGAGAAAATTTGGGTGCTCGTCCTGGCAGGACTTCTTTTTTTTTCCCTCAGCGCCTGTAACACCATCAAGGGCTTCGGAAGAGACGTCGAGCGGGCCGGAGAGACCATTCAAGACGTCGCAAAATAGGCAGGACAACCGAGCCATTCTGCCAAGTCGATCGGCTGTGGAACCCAAGGACGGCGTCATGAGCAAGCCCACACCCCGGGAAATCGAACGTGTCAGGCACCTGCGTGACGAAATCCGGCGGCATAACCACCTGTATTACGTCCTCGACAATCCCGAGATATCGGATGCCGAATATGACCGGCTCTTCGACGAACTGAAGGCCCTCGAAGAGAAATACCCCGAACTGGTCACGCCCGACTCGCCCACCCAGAGAGTCGGAGCGGAACCGCTTGAAAAATTCAGGACGGTTCGTCACACCATCCCCATGCTGAGCCTCAACAAGTGCACCACCGAGGCCGAATTTCGGGATTTTCACCGGCGGGTCAGGGATCTCCTGAAGGTGCCCGAAACGGATATCCATTACACCGTCGAGCCCAAATTCGATGGCCTGGCGGTCGAGGTCCGATACGAAAAAGGGGCATATTCCCTCGGGGCGACCCGAGGAGACGGGACGGTCGGTGAGGATGTGACACAGAATCTCAAGACCGTCAAATCCATCCCGCTGAAGCTCATGGAAAACCCGGTGCCCAATATGATCGAGGTGCGGGGTGAAATCATCATGAGCAAGGAGGATTTCGCAGCGCTCAACCGGGACCGCGCGGACCGCGGAGAACCCCTTTTCGCCAACCCGCGCAACGCCGCAGCAGGGTCCGTGCGGCAGTTGGACCCGCGCATCACCGCCTCACGCCCTCTGGGCATGTTCGCCTACGGCATCGGCCGGATGGATTCCCGCCAACCGGCGACCCAGTGGGAAACACTTGAAGCCCTGAAAAAACTGGGGTTCAGAGTCAGCCCACACATCCGCCTCTGCAGAAGCGCCGACGAGGTGCACGCCTTCTATCAAGAGATCCTGGAGGTCCGTGACAGCCTTCCCTATGAAATCGACGGCATCGTCATCAAGGTGGACGCCTTCGACTTTCAGCGTAGCCTCGGAGAACTCAGCCGAAGCCCTCGATGGGCTGTCGCGTGGAAGTTTCCGCCCCAGCAGGAACACACCGTTGTCAAGGATATCCTCGTCAGCGTGGGGCGCACGGGCGCCTTGACCCCCGTCGCGCTGCTCGAGCCGGTCCGGGTGGCAGGCGTGGAGGTGAGCCGCGCCACCCTCCACAACGAAGACGAGGTCCACAAGAAGGACGTGCGGGTGGGGGACACCGTCGTTATCCAGAGGGCGGGGGACGTCATCCCCGAGGTGGTCAAGGTCATCCGCTCCAAACGCCGGGGCGACCCGCCGCCCTTTACCATGCCGGAGACCTGCCCGGTATGCGGCTCCAAGGTCGAGCGGCTGCCGGGTGAGGCGATCCACCGCTGCACGGGCATTGCCTGCCCAGCGCAGATCAAAGAGCATCTAGCCCATTTCGTCTCCAAAGGGGCCATGGATATGGAAGGACTCGGCTACAAGTTCCTCGAGCAGATGGTGGACAGAGGGATCATCCAGGATCCGGCCGACCTCTATTTTCTCACCAGGGAAGACCTCATGAAGATGGACCGCATGGGGGACAAGCTGGCTGAGAACCTCCTGGCGGCCATTGAAAACAGCCGGAATCCTACACTCACGAGCCTCATTTACGCCCTTGGGATCAGAAACGTCGGGAGGCATTTGGCCGGTGTGCTCGCACACCATTTCCATTCCATCGAAAACCTCGCCCGCCAAAACCAGGAAGACCTCGAAGAGGTGCACGAGATCGGACCCACCATCGCCCTCAGCGTGACCCATTTCTTCCACAACCCCAAGAACATCGCCTTCCTCGAAAAGCTGAGGAAAGGCGGGGTGACCTTTCCCGTCGAGAAGACGGAGTCACGGAATGCATCCCTTGCCGGGAAGACCTTCGTGCTGACCGGGGCGCTCGAAGGATATACACGGGAAGAGGCGCGGCGCCTGATCGAAAACCTCGGCGGCAGGGTCGCCGGTTCGGTCAGCCGCAAAACGGATTACGTAGTGGCCGGCCGGGATCCGGGGTCGAAGCTTGACCAGGCCCAGCGCCTGGGGATCACGATCCTTGACGAGGCGGCGTTTCGTGAGATCACGGGCGGGTGAACATCCGGGGTAACTGAGACCCTGGCGGCGGCCGTTATCAGGGCTGGGAAGGGCTCGGCCTTTCAGGACCGGCTGCGAGGCTCGATCTTGGCGGTCAGATAAAAGACGATGCCTAGGACCAGCAGGCCGCCGATCAGCAGGGCGAAGGTGACGGCATCCTTTTCATCGATGGCCGCCACGAACAGCTTGCGGATAAAGGCGACTAACGCCAGTTCGACAAAGACCTGGACACGGAAGCCGCCCCCTCGGAGATGCTCCACCTGGGTGTGAAGGAGTTCGATCATCATCCACAGGATCAGCAGGGAGCCGAGGGCGCGGATAATGCCGGTCTCGAGGGTCTCCCGCAGCGCATAAAGGATGTCCGAGACCAGGAGCCCCGCCACTCCTGCAGACATGAGCACCAGCCCTACCATGAGCACCAGATTCAGGCCGTGAAGCAGGCGCTCGGCCCAGCGCACCAGCCAGAGTTCCGCCCGGTGCGAAATGAACACCTTCTTGAGTTCGGCCTCCCGGTAGGAGCTCGTCATGACGTCCAGACTGATGTCGAGGACCTTGTTCATGGTCTCCACCAGGTCCTGGCGGCGGGAGGTGTCCTGCACCTCTGCGACGAGGTGGCTGATGCAGAAGGTTCGGATGAAATTCATGGCCGCGTTGACATAATGCCCATTCAGTCCGATCTTCACGTGGATCTTGCCGATCCGCTGCAGGCGAAGCAGATACCGGTGATCGTATTCCGCGGTCAGGAGGTCTCGAAACCAGCTCTTGATGGTGCGTTTGCGCTTGGCGACGGCGGCCTCGGTGGTGAAGTAGGAAGCGGTCCGCGGGCTTTCCAGAAGGTAGCTGTAAAAATCCTCGGCCAACTGATCTTCATACGGCAGCAGGCTGTTCGCAAGCTCCGCGAGATTTTTCTCGTCGAGCGTCGAAAACCGGTAGTGCTTGCGAATATCCTGCATGTTTTCCATCGAGTGGCCTCCAATCCAGGAGCGGCTTGTCGGGAACGAAGCACCAATCCACCTTGTGGATTCTACTTGCCTTTTTGCCGATGTCAACCAAAAGACCGTTCGGGACCGTCGAACGGCCTTCTGCAGCAAGAGTGACAGGGGCCTGGAATGCGCCGGAAGGGATCCGCTCGAAACATCGTACACCGCGTCATCGCATCCGGACGGCTCTTGTGGAGCCTCTCCTGATCAGGGATCTTTCAGGAGGCGAGCCGTTTTTTCAGCATGATCCGATCTCCCGGGCCGGCCGTCCTCATGGAACCGGCCGTCTTTCAGCAGCATGCATTGTCCGGAACGACGAAAGTCCTCCACCATGAAGGATCGTTCTTTCAAAAGACACACCATCAGGAGGGTGCTGGCCGGCATCACTGCACTGGCATGGCTGGCGGTGTTCTCATCAGGCTGCTCCGAGGACGAGCGGCTGAAGCGGGAGATCCGTGAAGATGCCAGGGCTGGACGCTTCGATGAGGCCGTCGCGAAGGCGCGCGAGCACTTTGCGGCGGACAAGCTCACGCTCATGGTCCTGCTCGAAACCATCGACATCGAGCGCAATCGCGCCGAGAAAACAACCTACCGGCACCACCTCACCCTCGAAGCAGTGGCGTGGGAAAAGACGGACTCCGGGGTTTCCCTTTCGGGCGGGATACGCAATTCCGGGGACCGGACCCTGACCGGTTACGGCATCCAGGCGACCCTGCTGCGGGACATCGAGCGGAAGGAGACCTTTTTCTTCGCTCGAATCGCACAGGTGCCCCCCGGGGGTCTCGGCATCTTCCGCTACGATAGAAAAACCCGGGCGCCGTTCGATCACGTGCTGCTCGAAATTCATGATTTCGGGATCGAAGACGACTGATTCCCCTTTCTTTCCGCTTGACAGGGAACAAGTCCCTGCTTCATCTTGTCCCCTGACTCATCAGGCCGAAAAAGGATCACGCCCCGCCAAACCCGTTCCCGTCCCCTCCAGATCATTCCAGCCGCGCGGATAGCTGGAGGAACGGCAGCGCTCCAAGGAGGACTCCGAGATGAAAAAAAATCCCCTGCGCCAAGGCATCCTGACGCTGTTGTCTGCCGCGCTGTTTTTGATTGCGGCAACCCCGGTCCTGGCGGAAAAGGCTGAATACAGCATGGTGATCGCCCACCTGTATCCTGCCGACATGGAGAGCAACGAGGTGCATCCAGCCCTCGTCCGCTTTGCCGATATCGTCGAGACCCAGACCGGCGGCGCCGTGGAGGTCAAGATCTTCGGTGCCATGCAGCTGGGGACCGAGATCGAATACACCGCCAAGGCGCAACAGGGGAAAACCGTGCAGGCCGCCGTCCTCTCCTCAGGCGCCTTTTCCTCTTTCTTCCGAAAATACCAGGTGATTACAACGCCCTTCCTTTTCGACGATTACAATACCGCCTGGGCCTTTTTCGACAGCGAATGGTATGCGGGCTTCATGGACGAGATGCGGAAGGCGACCGGTCTGCGCTGGCTGGGGACCTTCGATGAAGGCGGCGGGTTCGTGGCCTTCACCAACAACAAGCGGCTCATCAAAACGCCTGAAGACATGAAGGGTTTGAGGATCCGCGTCGAGGAAAACCCAGCCCACATCGCCGTCATGGAATCACTCGGCGCCAAGGCCGTCCCGCTCGAATGGGGCCAAGTCCCCACCGCCCTTCAGACAGGGGTCGCCGACGGTCAGTTCAACGCGCCTGGGCTCAACACCGCGATGCGCTTTTGGGACACGTGCAAATACACCACCTGGACGGGCCACATCTACAATACGGGCAACTGGTTGGTCAACGACGTGTGGTTCAAGAGTCTGCCCGAAACCTATCAGCAGATCATCCTGCGCGCCGCCCGCCAGGCCATCGGCTATGCCCGCGGGGTCGCGGCACACCTTTGCTACCTCGGCTGGCAGGAAGGCACCCGGAAGTACAAGGACCATTACATCCCGAGCAGTCAGGAAAAAGAGGCCTTCAAGAAACTCATGCGTCCGGCCTTTTTCACCTGGGCGACAAAGGATTTCGGTCTCGCCCCTGAACTGCTCAACGAGGTCTGGTCCACGGTAGACGGCATCAGCAAAGGACTTGACCAGGAATATCATGACAAGTGGGGCCGTTAGCAGGCCCCATCCCCGCCGCCATGGAACTGATCGTCTCCTTCAGCGATAAACTGAACGGCATCGTGCTTCGCGTCTGCGGAGCCATGGTGGCAGTACTCCTCGTCATCAATATCTACGGGGTCTTCTTCCGTTATGCGCTGAACGACCCCCTGCCCTGGCCCCTGCCTGTTTCGCGCATCCTGCTCGTCTGGATCGCGCTCCTCGGGATCAGCGTCGCCCTCAAGGCCGGTGAGCATGTCGCCGTCGAAGGGGTCGTTCGCTCCCTGCCCGAACAATACGAAAGAACCATCCGGGTGGGCGGCTACGCGGTCACAGGGATCTGGCTCGCAGTGGTCCTCTGGCAGGGCTGGCTCGCCACCGTTGCGGCCGATCAGATGATGATGATCTCAGCGAAGTTACAGCTCTCCTTCAAATGGCGGCTGGCCGCCGTCCCGATCAGCGCCGCCGTCCAGATCGTCCACGTTCTTGCCTGTCCTGCGATCATCCAGGCCGCCATGGAAGAAAGAGCGGAGAAGCATCCATGACGACCGTCCTCATCGTCTTCGTCCTTCTCCTCATTCTGGCCGTCCCGATCGGTTACATCATGGGCATCTCGTCTCTGATCGGGCTCTTCCAGATGGGCGGCTGGGAATACCTGGAGCCTGTGGCCGTATCGCTCCATTCCGGCACATCCGGGTACATTCTCGTCTCGATCCCTTTCTTCGTCCTCACGGCGGAGATCCTGAATCAATCCGGCATGACCACCAGGCTCGTGGCCTTCGCCGACAGCCTTTTCGGGCACCTGAGAGGCGGGCTGAGCCATGTCAACATCTTCGTCAGCATCCTGTTCGCCGGTCTGACCGGCACCGCGATCACCGATACCGTAGCCGTAGGCGGCATCCTCATCCCCGCCATGAAAAAACAGGGGTACACCGCCGGCTATGCCGCAGCTGTCACCGCCGCCTCGTCGGTCATCGGACCGATCATACCCCCGAGCGTCGTGATGGTGATCTACGCGAGCATCCTGAGGCTTTCGGTCCCGGCCCTCTTCGCTGCGGCCCTCATCCCCGGCCTCCTGTGCGGCCTGGGCCTGCTGGTCCAAAGCTGGGTCCTGAGCACGCGGCGGAACTACCCGAAATCGAGCCGCGCCACTCTCGGGACGGTAGCCCGTGCAGCCATCCAAGCCACACCGCCCATGGGCGTGGGGATTTTCATCCTCGGCTGCATCCTCTTCGGCATCACGGATGTCTCGGAGGCCGCCGCCGGCGGCGCTCTCTATGCGCTCCTTCTCGGCTGGATAGGGTACCGGAGCCTCGGTCTGCGGGAGATCTGGCAATCGATGCTGAACACCGTCGTACTCTCGGGGGTGATCTTCCTGCTCATCGGGGCCGCCGCGGCCCTGGGCTGGTTCATCACGCTGTCGGGTGTCGTGGAAGAGACCGGGAAATGGGTGGCTTCATTGGACGCCAGCCCCTATATCATCCTGACGCTCGTGGACGCGGTCGTTCTGATCGCCGGCATGTTCATCGACGTCATCCCCGCCGCTCTGGTGCTGGGTCCGGTGCTTTCACCCGCCATGACCCAGCTCGGCGTCGATCCGATCCATTTTGCAATGGTCATGATGGTCGGGTTGAATATCGGCAACACCACGCCTCCCATGGGAATGAGCCTGATGACCGCCTCGCGCATCGCCCGCATCCCCTATGAATCCTGTATGAAGGACGCCGGCTGGTTCATCTGCGCGGAGATAGGCATCCTGCTGCTCGTGACCTATCTCCCGGTTTTTTCCCTGTGGTTGCCACAGCTACTGGGCTACACGAACTAGATCAATAAGAGATGTGTTTCTCGATGAAATCCTTGTGCTCCTTTTTCCACTCCTCTCCGAACTTTCTCTCGTAATAGGAACCCAGTCTCTCGAGCCAGCGCCACCAAGGGCTCCGGCCCCTTTCCCGGGCCTCAAGGACGTCCTCCAAAAACAATTGGATGTCGTTCAGTTTTTCCTTGGGGACGTAGGAAGCCGCCCCCTCATGCAAAGACTTCAGGGTGTTTTCAGGAGACAAGGCGTGCGCCGTGAGCATCACCGCCGGCACCCCTCTGCTTCGGGCGATCTGAAGCAGATTGAAGCCATCCACGCCCATGATGTCCAGGACCGCGAGGTCGTAATGCCTGGTATTGAGCAGCTCCGACGCTTCATCGAAAGTGGAGGCCGCCGTGATGGAACACATGGGAAGCAGTTCCTCGAGGCTTTCGAGCACATCCGGTTCATCATCTACGATAAGGACCTTCTTCCCTTCCAGCCGAGACAGCGTGGCGCCTTTCTCAGATCCCTTTTTAGCCATAGGTTCATCTCCCTAAAAGGATACGCTCTTGCAGACGAAAAACGGCGGCCCGAAAAGTCCTCGCACGCACCCTACTCGATCAATTCCGGCAGAAACGTCGCAATGGAGGGAAACGCAATGATCGCAGCAGTCCCTACGATAAGAGCCAACAGGAAAGGAACCGAGCCCCTGAAAATCGTCATCAGGGGGACGTCCCCGGCGATACCCCTCACGATGTACACGCATATTCCCACTGGTGGGGTGATGGTGCCCATATGTGTGACGAGGACGATGACAATCCCGAACCAGATGGGATCATATCCCAGATTCACCACAATCGGGTAAAAGATGGGAATCGTCAACATGATGAGCGCCATCGAGTCGATGAAGAAGCCCCCGATCAGAAAGATGAGGCATATCAAAGCCATGATCGCCCATGGAGGCCAGTGGATCATCCCGACGGAGGTGGCCAGATCCATCGGGATGCGGGTCAGGGCCAGGAAGTGTCCGAAGACGGTGGCCCCGGCGATCAGCATGATGACCATGCAGGAGATCTTCAAGGTCCCGTAAACGGCGTTCAGGAAATTCTCCCATGAAAGCTTTCTCTGCGCCACCACGATGATGAGGATCAGCATCGCCCCCACGGCCCCGGATTTCGTAGGGGTGAACAGGCCCATCACGAGGCCTCCCATCACGAATGCGAAGACGGCGATCGTTTCCCACAGGTGCCGAAGGGAATAGAGCATTTCCTTCAGGCTGAATTTCTCCCCTTTGGGCCCCTGCTCCGGCTTCCACAGGCAGTAGATCCAGATGGCGACCATGAAGAGAAATGTGATGAATAGGCCGGGTACGATACCGGCGATGAACAGGCTCCCGATAGACTGTTCGGTCAGGATACCGTAGATGATAAGGACCACGCTCGGGGGGATCAGGGAGCCCAGCCCCCCGCCCGAGGCCACGGAGCCGGTCGCGAGTTGCCCTCCGTAGTCGTACCGTTTCATCTCGGGCAGTCCGATGGTCCCCATGGTAGCCGACGTGGCGGTGGCCGATCCGCAGACGGCCCCGAAGGCTGCGCAGGCCATGACCGTGGCCATAGCCAGCCCTCCCCGGACGCGCCCGATGAATTTATAGGCCACGTCGTACAAGTGGCGGCTGACCCCGGCATAATAAGCGATATAGCCCATAAAGACGAAAAGAGGGATCAGGGTCAGACCGTAAGAGGAGAATACGCTGAAAACGTCCACGGCCAGGAGCTTCATGCCCGCCCTCAGGTTCGTCAGATAGCTGTACCCGAGGAAGCCCACGATGGCCATGACGTAGGCGACCGCCATTCTCGTAAAGAAAAGCACCAGCAGGAGCACGATGCCGATGATGCCCACAAGCGTAAAATCACTCATCCCGCTCGCCTCCCCTCACAAACACCAGGAACTCAATGAACATGATCAACGCCAGGTTGAGGCAGGCGAAGGACACCCCGTAAATGAGATAAAATGTGGGGAAT harbors:
- a CDS encoding Acetyltransferase, GNAT family; translated protein: MKDDAIKIRLMKADDFEAVLEIDEKVVKESRHEYYKAKFEKLFETKDYVPVSLVAEKEDGSVAGFVMGELYMGQYGIFQQEATLDTIGVDPDFQHQGIGARLIAEFVDHLKRVGVKKINTLVAWNDPKLIQFFSANRFNPSMTINLERNI
- a CDS encoding hypothetical protein (Evidence 5 : Unknown function); this translates as MASIADLGVNPRVCLCGGLQLSSMQTLDLLDIGEPDPDAKRRDRAREAPREKILVSR
- a CDS encoding putative Major facilitator superfamily MFS_1 (Evidence 3 : Putative function from multiple computational evidences); translation: MEGHQEPSTQGGPALKRQSFHWAWVILGTCFLDLFVNYSARLGYGVVLPEIIKDLDLSRTASGSIFNAYLFAYIALTPLTGYLTDRLGARRIITACAFILATGLFFMGRSHSLWTVLLSYAVVGLGATGMWTPVITVVQRWFAPHRRGLALGILSTGYGLGFATMGAAFPWIVSHFTWRHAWYFLAAGALGMVFLNGGLLRSSPEAAGAVPWGLKDIGIPLTTGGSKRKIPLRKVFRHRNFWLIGWSYFCASYGLYGITTFMVDYAKDQLGLPLEKASLLATVHGSCQVIGVLTMLPLSDYLGRRRTIIISNSMIAASLAGILLSGPSWQWLYLFVGAMAVFYGVTFPIYGASAGDYFPKEYMGSVIGMWTPFYGLGAIVANWVTGFLRDTTGRYNAAFVICTLAAILAVALVWFVRRPVTGETD
- a CDS encoding hypothetical protein (Evidence 5 : Unknown function): MPSFYQKLSPQARGYPGRSTGVLLEHAVGLTAEALYNGFFLQGLSSESTDRRRGIRSSHMFESQTKKG
- the ligA gene encoding DNA ligase — translated: MSKPTPREIERVRHLRDEIRRHNHLYYVLDNPEISDAEYDRLFDELKALEEKYPELVTPDSPTQRVGAEPLEKFRTVRHTIPMLSLNKCTTEAEFRDFHRRVRDLLKVPETDIHYTVEPKFDGLAVEVRYEKGAYSLGATRGDGTVGEDVTQNLKTVKSIPLKLMENPVPNMIEVRGEIIMSKEDFAALNRDRADRGEPLFANPRNAAAGSVRQLDPRITASRPLGMFAYGIGRMDSRQPATQWETLEALKKLGFRVSPHIRLCRSADEVHAFYQEILEVRDSLPYEIDGIVIKVDAFDFQRSLGELSRSPRWAVAWKFPPQQEHTVVKDILVSVGRTGALTPVALLEPVRVAGVEVSRATLHNEDEVHKKDVRVGDTVVIQRAGDVIPEVVKVIRSKRRGDPPPFTMPETCPVCGSKVERLPGEAIHRCTGIACPAQIKEHLAHFVSKGAMDMEGLGYKFLEQMVDRGIIQDPADLYFLTREDLMKMDRMGDKLAENLLAAIENSRNPTLTSLIYALGIRNVGRHLAGVLAHHFHSIENLARQNQEDLEEVHEIGPTIALSVTHFFHNPKNIAFLEKLRKGGVTFPVEKTESRNASLAGKTFVLTGALEGYTREEARRLIENLGGRVAGSVSRKTDYVVAGRDPGSKLDQAQRLGITILDEAAFREITGG
- a CDS encoding conserved hypothetical protein (Evidence 4 : Unknown function but conserved in other organisms), giving the protein MPDRGRYLLIDVGAGTMDVLYWDAALDIHYKAVVKSPVRRLAEEASAIEGDILITGCEMGGGALGSILRGKADSARVVMTTEAAATLHHDMGKVRSWGIEVVDTAQALERMKNPGLKRLELADVDPERIRRLVESFGVPFAFDCVGLCAQDHGVAPPGVSHLDFRHRLFTEILDRSPSPSALLYRAEEVPAAMNRLKSLAESARKLPVEEGIYVMDSGMAAILGASRDRAARGKEKILVLDVATSHTVGAALERDEIVGFFEYHTRDITASNLDRLLKDLPEGRLSHEEILREGGHGAYTRRRFPWEDTLPIIATGPKRALLKDSRLPIVYGAPFGDNMMTGCGGLLEAIRGRQGLDPAEIV